The proteins below come from a single Triticum aestivum cultivar Chinese Spring chromosome 5D, IWGSC CS RefSeq v2.1, whole genome shotgun sequence genomic window:
- the LOC123121936 gene encoding peroxisomal (S)-2-hydroxy-acid oxidase GLO4 isoform X1 — MENNLPVNIREYQELAKKALSKMHYDYINGGAEDEHTLRDNIAAYGRILLRPRVLVDVSNIDMSTSLLGYNMPSPIIVAPTGSHKVANPEGEVATAKAAASCNSLMVLSFSSNCRIEEVAASCDAIRFYQLYVFKKRAVSATLVRRAESSGFKAIVLTVDNPMLGRRERDIRNKMVAPDKPNLEGLISLENLDTTDGSQLAKYVRDTMDPSLSWKDVEWLKSITSLPILVKGILTAEDARKAVEAGAAGVIVSNHGGRQLDYAPATISVLEEVVKAVAGAVPVLVDGGIQRGTDVLKALALGARAVMVGRPVMYGLAARGEAGAKHVIEMLNRELELAMTLCGCRSVAEITRDRVQTEGDRMRSLL, encoded by the exons ATGGAGAACAATCTACCAGTCAACATTCGTGAGTATCAAGAACTGGCCAAAAAAGCACTGTCAAAGATGCACTATGATTACATCAACGGAGGAGCGGAGGATGAACACACATTGAGGGACAATATCGCGGCATATGGAAGAATTTT GTTACGACCTCGGGTTCTTGTAGATGTCAGCAACATAGacatgtcgacaagcttgttgggATATAACATGCCCTCTCCCATAATTGTTGCACCAACGGGGTCACACAAAGTAGCAAACCCAGAAG GGGAGGTGGCTACAGCAAAAGCTGCAGCATCATGTAATAGCCTAATG GTGCTATCCTTCTCATCCAATTGCAGAATCGAGGAGGTTGCCGCCAGTTGTGATGCGATTCGTTTTTATCAGTTATAT GTGTTTAAGAAGAGAGCTGTTTCAGCAACATTGGTACGGCGGGCGGAGAGCAGTGGATTCAAGGCAATTGTTTTGACAGTTGATAATCCAATGCTCGGTCGTCGTGAACGTGATATTAGAAATAA GATGGTTGCTCCTGACAAGCCAAACCTCGAAGGTTTAATTTCATTGGAGAATCTTGATACT ACAGACGGCTCGCAGCTTGCGAAATACGTGCGGGATACGATGGATCCATCCTTATCATGGAAG GATGTGGAGTGGCTGAAATCCATAACCAGCCTGCCGATTCTAGTGAAGGGCATCCTCACGGCTGAGGACG CTAGAAAAGCAGTGGAGGCTGGGGCGGCCGGTGTGATCGTCTCCAACCACGGCGGTCGGCAGCTTGACTATGCGCCTGCCACCATATCCGTGCTCGAAGAG GTAGTAaaggcggtggcgggggcggtgcCGGTGCTGGTGGACGGTGGAATCCAGCGGGGGACCGACGTGCTCAAGGCGCTGGCGCTCGGTGCCCGGGCAGTCATG GTGGGGAGGCCGGTGATGTacgggctggcggcgcggggcgaggccgGGGCCAAGCACGTGATCGAGATGCTGAACCGGGAGCTGGAGCTGGCCATGACGCTCTGCGGCTGCCGGAGCGTCGCCGAGATCACCCGGGACCGTGTCCAGACCGAGGGCGACCGGATGAGGTCGCTGCTGTGA
- the LOC123121935 gene encoding neurofilament heavy polypeptide, producing MAGGSDGTDVPAGGEIWGTLEELLLAFAVCRHGTASWDSVATEVQARCPLAARPRLTPGSCRLRFHQLHRRFSAGGGAEEEEQEDGEVGPEAEASAADGWLDELRRLRVAELRREVERCDLSIGTLQSKVELMKEERERSLSSGEAKPEGVTGDENVSSEEPGRSCRESNSTDLKRPGAAAKAAEEAAKEELSGESKESAVSLQCRRRKASAEEEADEPLAALLDRVAARFGPVFEQLQESQESESYRGTIRRHVDLEAMRRKLDGAAGYASSAELYRDLLLLCANAAVYLPRHAPDHAAAALNALRLVSAQVSASLRESPTKREPPSGANPPPAPAVGLDPRRAEADIVGPLIQKAAKPLIFCRKRSSIAKAAAAAAVARKEEAAEKRDVEEEAESDGEKKAAVAAAAKGKAWGTGTKKTRGPGKNSALSRKKAAAAAEEAASAAAEKKDNGDSDGAAAGGLPKKRIAVDFLKRLNQGKSSPPKKRGSPLTKRKRSAPAPEEEEEQQPKARRGPGRKNTGRGGSKAGAKSSATKKSVGRPQKRGAAPATPPPAKRAKVNRSERSSSSSRRGGRK from the exons atggcgggcggatcagacggcaCCGACGTGCCGGCCGGCGGCGAGATCTGGGGcacgctggaggagctgctgctggCGTTCGCCGTGTGCCGGCACGGCACGGCCAGCTGGGACTCGGTGGCCACGGAGGTGCAGGCGCGGTGCCCGCTGGCCGCCCGCCCCCGCCTCACGCCCGGCAGCTGCCGCCTCCGCTTCCACCAGCTCCACCGACGCTTctccgccggcggcggggcggaggaggaggagcaggaggatggGGAGGTCGGCCCTGAGGCCGAGGCCTCCGCCGCCGACGGGTGGCTGGACGAGCTCCGGCGCCTCCGCGTCGCCGAGCTCCGGCGCGAGGTCGAGCGATGCGATCTCTCCATCGG GACGTTGCAGAGCAAGGTGGAGCTGATGAAGGAGGAGCGGGAGCGGAGCCTGTCGAGCGGCGAGGCGAAGCCGGAGGGGGTGACCGGCGACGAGAACGTGTCGAGCGAGGAGCCCGGGCGGTCGTGCCGGGAGTCCAACTCCACAGATCTGAAGCGCCCCGGCGCCGCCGCCAAGGCGGCTGAGGAGGCGGCCAAGGAGGAGCTGTCCGGGGAGTCCAAGGAGAGCGCCGTGAGCCTGCAGTGCCGGCGGCGGAAGGCGAgcgccgaggaggaggccgacgagcCGCTGGCCGCCCTGCTCGACAGGGTCGCCGCCAGGTTCGGCCCCGTGTTCGAGCAGCTGCAGGAGAGCCAG GAGAGCGAGTCGTACCGGGGCACGATCAGGCGGCACGTGGACCTGGAGGCCATGCGCCGGAAGCTGGACGGCGCGGCGGGCTACGCCAGCAGCGCCGAGCTCTACCGCGACCTGCTGCTGCTCTGCGCCAACGCCGCCGTCTACCTCCCGCGCCACGCGcccgaccacgccgccgccgcgctcAACGCCCTCCGCCTCGTCTCCGCGCAGGTCTCCGCCTCGCTCCGCGAGTCCCCGACCAAGCGGGAGCCGCCGAGCGGCGCCAACCCCCCACCGGCGCCGGCGGTGGGGCTGGACCCTCGGAGGGCCGAGGCCGACATCGTCGGGCCGCTCATCCAGAAAGCTGCCAAGCCGCTCATCTTCTGCCGCAAGAGGAGCTCCATCGCCAAGGCTGCCGCGGCGGCGGCCGTCGCTAGGAAGGAGGAGGCCGCGGAGAAGCGGGACGTTGAGGAGGAGGCTGAGAGCGACGGCGAGAAGAaggccgccgtggccgcggcggcCAAGGGCAAGGCGTGGGGTACGGGGACGAAGAAGacccgcggccccggcaagaactCGGCTCTGAGCCGCAAGAAGGCGGCGGCAGCTGCGGAAGAAGCGGCTTCGGCGGCGGCTGAGAAGAAGGACAACGGGGACTCCGACGGGGCGGCCGCCGGTGGGCTGCCCAAGAAGCGGATCGCCGTGGACTTCCTGAAGCGGCTGAACCAGGGCAAGTCGTCGCCCCCGAAGAAGAGAGGGTCGCCGCTGACGAAGCGGAAGcggtcggcgccggcgccggaggaggaggaggagcagcagcccAAGGCCAGGAGGGGGCCAGGCAGGAAGAACACCGGCCGCGGTGGCTCCAAGGCAGGAGCCAAGTCTAGCGCGACGAAGAAAAGTGTCGGGCGGCCACAGAAACGGGGCGCTGCTCCGGCGACTCCGCCGCCGGCAAAGAGGGCCAAGGTGAACAGGTCGGAGAGGTCCTCCTCGTCGTCGAGGCGAGGAGGGAGGAAGTAG
- the LOC123121937 gene encoding uncharacterized protein: MKASIKFRDDDRPLLRAKVPIGVLGLPFLSGVSAGGDAEDLRFDLSTAFPSGPGLRLSYRPNDPLQPFALSIRTGLGALGSPVRAPLALSAEFNLLSSNPPAFSLLFKPRLGDFSLANSVRSPPFPDTPALPPPHKLADLANGDDHDHEGHKEFSLNGNGFAADVTAAGTTGGGVGMLLSGMRLTTRSMLPLWNRASLRFQWGLRVPPELKAALADDGYGRKAGSLAVSKLPLLVMNKITIEHTPRRHPKSEEDKKGKSAPVAQGEEFSLMKRQLEALNDESIMLRHTVEGLRAEIGVSRAISVPSKGDARRMPATSPPLQNPFPVKPDLHGNGKELVASGPNDASEELKKALEARRK, from the coding sequence atgAAGGCCTCCATCAAGTTCCGCGACGACGACCGGCCGCTGCTGCGCGCCAAGGTGCCCATCGGCGTGCTCGGGCTGCCGTTCCTCTCGGGCGTCTCGGCCGGCGGCGACGCCGAGGACCTCCGCTTCGATCTCTCCACCGCCTTCCCCTCCGGCCCGGGGCTCCGCCTCTCGTACCGCCCCAACGACCCGCTCCAGCCCTTCGCGCTCTCCATCCGCACGGGCCTCGGCGCGCTCGGCTCTCCCGTCCGCGCCCCCTTGGCGCTCTCCGCCGAGTTCAACCTCCTCTCCTCCAACCCGCCCGCCTTCTCGCTCCTCTTCAAGCCCCGGCTCGGCGACTTCTCCCTCGCCAACTCCGTCCGCTCGCCGCCCTTCCCCGACAcccccgcgctgccgccgccccaCAAGCTGGCCGACCTCGCCAACGGCGACGACCACGACCATGAGGGCCACAAGGAGTTCTCCCTCAACGGGAACGGGTTCGCGGCGGACGTCACGGCCGCCGGGACCACCGGCGGAGGGGTGGGCATGCTGCTGTCCGGGATGCGCCTCACGACCAGGAGCATGCTGCCGCTGTGGAACAGGGCGAGCCTGAGGTTCCAGTGGGGGCTGCGTGTGCCACCAGAGCTGAAGGCCGCGCTCGCTGACGATGGATACGGGCGGAAGGCGGGGAGCCTGGCTGTCAGCAAGCTGCCGCTGCTCGTCATGAACAAGATCACAATTGAGCACACACCACGCCGGCATCCCAAGTCTGAAGAGGACAAGAAGGGGAAGAGCGCGCCTGTAGCCCAGGGAGAGGAATTCTCATTGATGAAGAGGCAGCTGGAGGCCCTGAACGATGAGAGCATCATGCTGCGGCACACTGTGGAGGGCCTGCGCGCTGAGATCGGGGTCAGCCGAGCTATCTCAGTTCCCAGCAAGGGCGACGCTCGAAGGATGCCGGCAACGTCGCCGCCTCTGCAAAATCCTTTCCCCGTGAAGCCTGATCTCCATGGAAATGGGAAGGAGCTGGTGGCCAGTGGACCGAATGATGCCAGCGAGGAGCTGAAGAAGGCACTCGAGGCCCGGAGGAAGTGA
- the LOC123121936 gene encoding peroxisomal (S)-2-hydroxy-acid oxidase GLO4 isoform X2, with the protein MENNLPVNIREYQELAKKALSKMHYDYINGGAEDEHTLRDNIAAYGRILLRPRVLVDVSNIDMSTSLLGYNMPSPIIVAPTGSHKVANPEGEVATAKAAASCNSLMVLSFSSNCRIEEVAASCDAIRFYQLYVFKKRAVSATLVRRAESSGFKAIVLTVDNPMLGRRERDIRNKMVAPDKPNLEGLISLENLDTTDGSQLAKYVRDTMDPSLSWKDVEWLKSITSLPILVKGILTAEDARKAVEAGAAGVIVSNHGGRQLDYAPATISVLEEVGRPVMYGLAARGEAGAKHVIEMLNRELELAMTLCGCRSVAEITRDRVQTEGDRMRSLL; encoded by the exons ATGGAGAACAATCTACCAGTCAACATTCGTGAGTATCAAGAACTGGCCAAAAAAGCACTGTCAAAGATGCACTATGATTACATCAACGGAGGAGCGGAGGATGAACACACATTGAGGGACAATATCGCGGCATATGGAAGAATTTT GTTACGACCTCGGGTTCTTGTAGATGTCAGCAACATAGacatgtcgacaagcttgttgggATATAACATGCCCTCTCCCATAATTGTTGCACCAACGGGGTCACACAAAGTAGCAAACCCAGAAG GGGAGGTGGCTACAGCAAAAGCTGCAGCATCATGTAATAGCCTAATG GTGCTATCCTTCTCATCCAATTGCAGAATCGAGGAGGTTGCCGCCAGTTGTGATGCGATTCGTTTTTATCAGTTATAT GTGTTTAAGAAGAGAGCTGTTTCAGCAACATTGGTACGGCGGGCGGAGAGCAGTGGATTCAAGGCAATTGTTTTGACAGTTGATAATCCAATGCTCGGTCGTCGTGAACGTGATATTAGAAATAA GATGGTTGCTCCTGACAAGCCAAACCTCGAAGGTTTAATTTCATTGGAGAATCTTGATACT ACAGACGGCTCGCAGCTTGCGAAATACGTGCGGGATACGATGGATCCATCCTTATCATGGAAG GATGTGGAGTGGCTGAAATCCATAACCAGCCTGCCGATTCTAGTGAAGGGCATCCTCACGGCTGAGGACG CTAGAAAAGCAGTGGAGGCTGGGGCGGCCGGTGTGATCGTCTCCAACCACGGCGGTCGGCAGCTTGACTATGCGCCTGCCACCATATCCGTGCTCGAAGAG GTGGGGAGGCCGGTGATGTacgggctggcggcgcggggcgaggccgGGGCCAAGCACGTGATCGAGATGCTGAACCGGGAGCTGGAGCTGGCCATGACGCTCTGCGGCTGCCGGAGCGTCGCCGAGATCACCCGGGACCGTGTCCAGACCGAGGGCGACCGGATGAGGTCGCTGCTGTGA